The proteins below are encoded in one region of Takifugu rubripes chromosome 1, fTakRub1.2, whole genome shotgun sequence:
- the LOC101076474 gene encoding ADP-ribosylation factor-like protein 6 isoform X2, which produces MGLLDKLSSWLGLRKKEVNVLCLGLDNSGKTTIINQLKPSNTQTQEIVPTIGFNIEKFKSSSLSFTVFDMSGQSRYRNLWEHYFKETHAVIFVVDSSDKLRMVVAKEELDILLSHEDIRCRKMPVLFFANKMDLQDAMTSAKVSQMLCLESIQDKPWHICGSNAIKGEGLQEGLDWLQEQFGKSYQNNEHED; this is translated from the exons ATGGGGCTGCTGGATAAACTATCATCCTGGCTGGGCCTGAGGAAGAAGGAGGTCAACGTTCTGTGTCTGGGGCTTGACAATAGCGGCAAAACCACCATCATCAACCAACTCAAACCGTCTAAT ACGCAGACGCAAGAAATCGTCCCGACGATTGGCTTCAACATCGAGAAGTTCAAGAGCTCCAG CTTGTCTTTTACGGTGTTTGACATGTCAGGGCAGAGCAGATACAGAAACCTATGGGAGCATTACTTCAA AGAAACGCACGCCGTCATATTCGTCGTCGACAGCAGCGACAAACTGAGGATGGTTGTTGCCAAAGAGGAACTCGACATTCTTCTTAGCCACGAAG ACATCCGCTGCAGAAAAATGCCGGTGTTGTTCTTTGCAAACAAGATGGATCTGCAGGACGCCATGACCTCTGCAAAGGTCTCCCAGATGTTGTGTTTGGAGAGCATTCAAGACAAACCCTGGCACATCTG TGGCAGCAACGCCATCAAAGGTGAGGGGCTGCAGGAGGGGCTGGACTGGCTGCAAG AGCAGTTTGGAAA GTCATATCAAAACAATGAGCACGAGGATTAA
- the LOC101076474 gene encoding ADP-ribosylation factor-like protein 6 isoform X1 — translation MGLLDKLSSWLGLRKKEVNVLCLGLDNSGKTTIINQLKPSNPSNLLGPFSEEWKHVTQTQTQEIVPTIGFNIEKFKSSSLSFTVFDMSGQSRYRNLWEHYFKETHAVIFVVDSSDKLRMVVAKEELDILLSHEDIRCRKMPVLFFANKMDLQDAMTSAKVSQMLCLESIQDKPWHICGSNAIKGEGLQEGLDWLQEQFGKSYQNNEHED, via the exons ATGGGGCTGCTGGATAAACTATCATCCTGGCTGGGCCTGAGGAAGAAGGAGGTCAACGTTCTGTGTCTGGGGCTTGACAATAGCGGCAAAACCACCATCATCAACCAACTCAAACCGTCTAAT CCTTCCAATCTTTTAGGACCATTTTCAGAGGAGTGGAAACATGTTACCCAG ACGCAGACGCAAGAAATCGTCCCGACGATTGGCTTCAACATCGAGAAGTTCAAGAGCTCCAG CTTGTCTTTTACGGTGTTTGACATGTCAGGGCAGAGCAGATACAGAAACCTATGGGAGCATTACTTCAA AGAAACGCACGCCGTCATATTCGTCGTCGACAGCAGCGACAAACTGAGGATGGTTGTTGCCAAAGAGGAACTCGACATTCTTCTTAGCCACGAAG ACATCCGCTGCAGAAAAATGCCGGTGTTGTTCTTTGCAAACAAGATGGATCTGCAGGACGCCATGACCTCTGCAAAGGTCTCCCAGATGTTGTGTTTGGAGAGCATTCAAGACAAACCCTGGCACATCTG TGGCAGCAACGCCATCAAAGGTGAGGGGCTGCAGGAGGGGCTGGACTGGCTGCAAG AGCAGTTTGGAAA GTCATATCAAAACAATGAGCACGAGGATTAA